The following nucleotide sequence is from Paracrocinitomix mangrovi.
AACGGGACCTGTATACATGAAAATTTTTAAAGTCCCTACTCCACTAGCTGCTCCATTTGCTTTCTTTCCTAATTCTGACAAGAAAAAACATGGATTGATTTTACCGTCAGGCTTTCCTTACCAGCAAAAATATGGATTTGGTATTGATGGACTTGGTTACTACATTCCTTTAGGTGAACGCTGGGAGACACAGTTTTTAGGAACCATTTTTACATCAGGAAGATTTGCTATTGAAAACACCACCAATTACTATATGCGCTATAAATACAGAGGTGGATTTTCATTGAGATTTGAACGTTTTAAAGGATATTTTTATGATGAGGATATCAATAATAAAATATCAGTTAAATGGAACCATTCACAAGACGCAAAGGCAAATCCAAGTTGGAAATTTAGTTCAGATGTCAACTTTCAATCTGACAACAATGGTAAAAACAGCTTAAAAGTTGAAAATGAAGATTACTTTTCTAATCAGTTTAACTCTTCACTAAAAGTCTCTAAAAACTGGAAAACCAAGAAATTCAGAGGTTCAGCTACAATGAACACCAGTTTAAGACAAACTTCGAGCACCAGTAGATATCAAATCAATTTACCGGATTTTAATTTTTCAGTGAGTCAGTTTGATTTAGGCGTAATGAGAAAGCAAAAAATCGGAAAAAAATGGTACGAAGAAATTAAAGTGACATATGGTTTAAGTGCCGCTAATTCATTAGATATCCCAGATAGTGTGTTCAACAACGGCAACATCCAGGAAATCAACAGTTTTTCTAGAAATGGGGTTAAGCAAAATGCTGTAGTCAATGCTAACCTTAAGTTATTCGGAAGCCGAATTACCTTAAGTCCTTCTGCTACATACAATGAAGTATGGAATTTTCAATATGATGACCATGCATTGAATTATGCAGACACCTTATTGGATACTACAAGGGTTAATGGATTTGGTACAGCAAGAAACTTGGTGTTTTCAGCTAGAATGGGAACCCAATTTATTGGATTAATTAGATACAAAGGACCAAGAGAAACCAGATTTAAGCACACTGCCACTCCGTCTTTTACTGCATCATACGCACCTGAAATTATTAATACAGACATCATTAATGATACGGCTAATGCACTAAGCTACAATGTAAATAAATACACAGATAGTAAATATCCTATTTCAGATTCAAGAGCATCCGGAAAACTATCCTGGAATTTAACCAATGTGGTTAAAATGAAGACCAAAAACATGAAAGACACGGTTAATAACAGTGACAAAAGCTTTAATATTATAGATGCCTTGAATTACTCCTCAGATTATGACTTTTTGAAGGATACCAATAAAATGGGGAATCATTTGTTTCAATTTAGAACGGCTAAAATGTTTAATATCCTGAGTTTTCAGAGTGATGCAACGGTTAGTCCTTATGCTTTTGACGCATACAACAACCTAACTAAAGATTATGCCTGGGAAGCCAATCAAGGGTTTGGAAGGTTAACCAGATCAAATATTACTGTCAATGCTAATTTTACTAGTAAAACGGGGAGAAAAAAACAAGCTGAATTGAACGATTTAACTGCAAATACAGCCAATCAAAACCAGAAAGTCACTGATCCTAATTCTACTACCTTTGACATTCCATGGCAGTTAAATGTGGCTTACAATTTAAATCACACACTTATTACAGATAAAGACTCGCTTACCGGACCCAATTATAAAGTTGTGCAAACCGTTGTATTGGGAGGAGACTTTAGTATAAACTCAAAATGGAAATTCAAGGGAGGAATAAGCTTTGACTTACAACAGTTTAATGATCTGTATCAGGATTTAACTTACAGTAGACCATATGAAGACCTTGTTAGCACCTATAATTTTGAAATTTGGAGAGATTTACATTGTTGGGAAGCCATGTTGCAATTCAGACAATACGGTGCTGTAGCTAAAGACCAAGCCACAGGTCAATGGGTAACTCAAGATAATTTTGGTAATAACATCCATCACTGGCAAAACACCAATTGGACATTTTTATTCAGAATCAACATCAAGGCGTCTATGTTCCAAAGTATTAAATTGGAATACAACCAACCGCCATTTATATTCTAAGCTTCTTCCAATTCCTTTTGATTCATTGCATTTATCACGGTTCTCTTTAAAAAGATGCCGGACACTATTGAGAATACTACAAAAGCAGTAAAGAAGTACAATCCAATCAAGGTTGATGAGCCTGTTTCAATGGCAAGTTCAGTATTAGCAAAAGAAAAATAAGCCAGATATGAAGCAGCAACAAAAACATCTGCCATACTCCATTTTCCTAATTTATCTATCAAGGTAATTGCCTTTTTACCTGCCTTGGCAGTCGGATTCAAAAAGATGATAAAAGAAGATGTCAACTTAATAATTGGGAATAAAATAGAGAATACAATTACTGCTATTGCCACAAAGTAATTACCGCCATTGTACAGCAATTTTATCAACGTTAAAACAGATTTGTTTTGATAGAAGAAATAAGCTCTTCCTTCCATAGTAATTTTTGTGTCCATTCCCATAATTGGAACTTGAATTTGCATGTCATCTTTATAGGCTTCTATCTCTAAAAATGGTTCATTTAATCCCAAATAAAGAAAACAACAGGATGCTATAACCAATGACAAACCAATAGCTTGATTGCGCACAAGCTTGTCTTTATATAATAGATTCACAGCAATCATAAAAACTACTACAATGCCCAGAAAAATTAAACCATGTTTGACAGCAGAATTATACCATTTATTTGCCTCAGTATCTAAGTCATAAGACAATTCCATTACATCCTCTTTACCTGTCAACCAATCTGTAAACCATTTTGAAAGAGGAATATCTTCCATTTCAATATCCCATTCCCAAATATTCCCCATTCTAGCTTCAGCATTTAATAATTCATGCTTCTCCATTTTTTTAGCTTCATACTTATTGAGCTTTGTGGTGATGCTAAAAGTAAAAAACAGGGTAGCCGCAACTACCGGAATCATTAATAGAAAGAGGATCTTTAACTTTTTCATTGTGCTTGTTCTTCTAAACGAATATTATGCTGTTTTGCAAATTTATCTTGCTCCTCTATCACCTTTTCAAACATAGCTTTTTCTCTTTTAGCAAATGCTAAGTCGTAAGCGTCTAACTGATCTAATTCAGCTGAAGATAAATCTGCTTTTTTTAACAATGGCATTATCTCCTGGAATTCACCATTCATCTCTTCTTTGTAAAACTCTACTAAGTCAGTCATAGCGTTAACAAACGGAGTTTCGGTTCCATCAAAAGACATTTTGCTTAATTTATCTAATTTGATATCAATTTCAAACAAAATATTGCTGTAATTAGCTTCAATATTAGCACTGTCTGATTGAAATAATTCTGAAACCAAAGACAACATATCGTGCTGCATGAAAGTCAATTCGTTATTAAACTCAACAGCAGAAACTCTTTCCTGATCAATTATGATTTCAGAATTTGAATTGGTATCAATATTTTCTTCAGTAGTTTCTGCAGTTTCATTTCCACCACAAGAAACAATTAACAATGTAAGAATTGGGATGTATTTTTTAAGCATGCCCTAAAGGTATGAAATGAGCCGCTTTAAATTCCTAAATTTTGTGAAAGCTTAAATTTTAACGATTCGCTTAGAGTCAATTTTTTGATTGTTCTCATCAAAAATTGAAAGGATGTAAACTCCTTTTTCTAAGCCAGAAACATCTATTTGGTCAGCAAAGGCAGTTTTAAGCACAATTTTACCGCTAACATCCAATATTTCAACAGATTCACCTGTTTTAGCATAAATATTTAAAACGTTTTTAAACGGGTTTGGATAGATTTTTATCTCGTTTTGATCAGTTATTTCATCCTCACTTGCCATTGAAAAATTAGTTACTCTAAAATGATCAAATGCGGCTTCACAAATATTTACAGTTTCTACATAATCACTAATTGTTAAAATCAATTGCATATTAGATGTCATCTGAATTAATCCACCAACAGGAATTGAATATGGATACCATAAACTAAGTGGTGTATTATCTAAATGAAATTTTGCAATGTCTACAGTTTCGGTACCATTAAACAATGTCACAAACAAGGTATCATTAGGATAAAAAGGTCCCACAAAATTGTAATAAAAAAGCTCGAAATTTATATGTGGATCACTGTATGAAGTCAAATCAAAAACGGGTGAAACCAAAGTTGTTTGACCATTCTCCACTTCATCTGTGTTACCTGCAGTAGAACCATTACCTGTAATGAAAGCGGTACTTCCGCAATCAAATAAACCATCTTTAAAAGGATTCTCAACAACCCCATTCACATCTACTCCAACTGGCACCTCTCTTTCCCACATTCCTTTTTGAGCATCTCCAAATACTGACCAACCATAGTCAAAGGTAAAATCGTCATAAATTCCTTCATTCACATAAAGTGTAATGTTTGAAACAGAATTATTAATCAAAGTATCTACAAAGCAATCTGAAATATATCCCCATTTACCTCCAATCACTTCATAATTATCTTGATAATACAAGTCAATTACCGCTTCCCCGTTTACATCTGTGATACCATTGTGAGACACCAAAGTATGATTCAATACCACCTGAGCACCTTCAACTGGATTAAGCGTTTGCGCATCCAATACAGTAACGGTAACATTATACTGCGGTATTTTCACCAACTCAACGTCCTGAATCAAGACATTTCCTTCTGTTAAAGTGGTTGAAATTGTTTGCGGATAATAAAGTACTTTGCTGTATGTTATATCATACGTTCCGGAATTAACAATCCCTGTAGCATAATCACCCAAAACATTAGAATTGTCATAAATGTTTTGATTATCTATTGTGACATCCACATTGTTAATTGGGTTTCCTAATCCAAATTCAGTAATCGTTCCTTCTACAAATGCACCTGCATGAACATTATCACCTAAAACAAAAACACCTTCTTGTCTATCTGTGGCAATAATATTACCTGAAGGTAAAAATGGATAAACTCCCCAACAACCGTTTGTATTTGGAGTACTTAAAGGTGAAGTATCATAGTTTCCTACTTCTACCAAATTATTTGGATGTGTTATATCGTGTACTACTACACCATCTGTATAATAACTGGTGTACAAATAATTTCCTTTCACATGTACATTGTGCGGTACAATTCCAGCTCCGGGAGAAGATTGAATCTTATCCAAATATTTAATATTAGCGGGATTTGAAACATCATAAGCTCCAATATAACCACCAGAAACTTCATCAGAAGTAAAAGCATAATCACCATTAGCAGAGGTCCATATATTGTGCGTAAAAGTTGAAGGAGTTGCAAAAGTTTCAATAAGTGCAGGGTTTGCTTTGTCTGTAAGATCTACTATTGAAAAGAAACCATCATTGATATGTGCAAAGTATCCTGTATCATTGAGTACATATCCATCATGGGCATACCAGGTGTCAAATGTTCCTACTTCTATAGGATTCATTGGATCAGTGGTTACATCCAATATAATCACTCCACCATTTCCTCTTCCTGATCCAAAAACATAGACATATCCGTCAGCAGCATATAAATTATGCGCAGTATGCCATTCATTTCCAACAGGTCCGGTATAATGAGTAGATGCAAGTGAAGTTGAAGATGGCAGTGGTTCTAAATCTATTATCAACAATCCTTCTTCTGCTTCTGTAGTAACGTATACGTAATCTCCTACAGTTTTTAAATCTCTCCAAATTGAATTCATGCCATCAATCCAGAAAATCTCCGCTGGATTCGCAGCATCAGTAACATCTACAATACTCACTCCATCTTCTGTACCCACTAATGCATATTCATTGTTTGACTCGTCAGTATAGCCCCAGATATCATTACAAAAAGTTGCATGTGTGGTGGGAACATCAAGTTGTCCCAATTGTGACATGTTTAATTGACTCATTCCTGTAAAAGAAAGGGCAACTAAAACTGTGAGTAGTAGAATTTTCATCTGTTGAAGATTGTCTACTGTAAATTTACGCTTTTTAAATGGAGTATAAAAGATTGTTTATTGATCGGTTGAATCACTTATCCTTTATCATTTTTGATTGATTCCCAGGTGTCGTATAATGAATCTTGTGAAGGACGATTGGCCTCAATTTTTCTTAGTGGCTCAACTTCTCTTAGCGTTTCATGACACTCTTTTGGCAAAGCCTGATACAATTGAGTTCCTTTTGTTTTCCATTCAATCATTTCATCTGTTACTTCCTTGATAATTTTTGCAGGATTACCCACCACCAAACTTCTTTTTGGAATTTTCATTTTGGCAGATACAAAGGAAAGCGCACCGATTATTGACTCATCTCCTATTTCAGCATCATCCATCAAAACAGCATTCATTCCTATCAAACAGTTTTTTCCAAGATTTGCACCATGTACAATAGCGCCATGACCAACATGCGCACCTTCTTGTAATACAATTGATTTTCCAGGGAACATATGAATGGTGCAATTCTCTTGAACATTGCAACCATCTTCAATGATAATTTGCCCCCAATCACCTCTTAAGGCACAGCCAGGACCTATGTACACATTTTTACCAATGATAACATTTCCGGTCACCGTTGCTTGTGGATGAACAAAAGCTGTTTCATCAATTACGGGAATAAAACCTTTGAATTCAAAAATCATGTATTAAAGATAAGCATCCTTATTGAATCCACCAGCATACAGCTTTTTAACACCTATATAGAAATAAGTGATACCGGCCATCATCAATACATGACTCAAGTCGTTTTTATCAAACCATGGATGCAAATTGATCTTCAACAAAAACACAAATGCAGAAGGCAACATGACAAGTACACCAAAAACAAAGTATTTATAGATTGGTGTCAGTCCTTTTTTAACATAAAATCTAGCTAAAACCCCGGCTGTTAATGAAACTCCAACTATAGTATTTATAGCTACAGGTAAAAAACCTTTACTTGGATTATCACTTAAATCAACCAAACTAAGAATCAAAGTAAACACTATCAACACCAGCATCAACTTCCAAAATGACAATATTTTAAGTGTTTGAAAAGATTTTCTGTTAGGATGGACAGATATCATTGCCTGCTCCAGAAAATAAACGGATGTTGGACCCGAAATCCATGAAGGAATTTTACCAACAAATCCCCAGTAATTATACATTACGTGCCCGATTCCACCTAACAATGAACCAAAACCGAAAATCAGGTAAAACCAAATCCAATATTGATAAAATGGATGATCTCCATTTAATTTCTTTAGCCTGTAAGCGAAATAAATACTGAGTGCTCCCATTACAGTATCTGTAACAAGTGCCATGGGTTCTACAAGATCTAATCCGAAAAGCTCAAAGTGAATCTTTTCAAAGTCTGCTCCAATCATACGAATTCAACCCTCTACTTTCCTTTAAAAACTCCCATTTGACAGAATTTGTCAATTCTCTCATCCATTCGTTTGCGGGCATCCATTTTGCTCAATGATTCAAGATTTTTAATGATTGAATCTTTTACATTTTTAAAAGTTTCTTCTCTAAATCTGTGAGCACCACCAATAGGTTCTTTGATGATTTCATCAACTATCTTAAGCGCCTTCATGTCAGTAGATGTCAATTTTAAAGCTTCAGCCGCTTTTTCTTTGAAATCCCAACTTCTCCACAAAATAGTTGAACAGTTTTCAGGAGAAATTACAGAATACCATGAATTCTCTAACATGATGACCTTATCTCCTACTCCAATTCCCAATGCTCCTCCAGAAGCTCCTTCTCCAATAATGATACAAATCACAGGCACCTTAAGATTCATCATCTCATAGATGTTTCTTGCAATTGCTTCACCTTGTCCTCTTTCCTCTGCTTCTAAACCAGGAAATGCACCCGGAGTATCAATTAAAGTAACAATTGGTTTATTGAATTTTTCAGCTAATCTGAATAATCGTAATGCTTTTCTATATCCTTCAGGATTAGGCATCCCAAAGTTTCTGTATTGACGCATTTTGGTATTGGTTCCTTTTTGTTGTCCAACAAACATTACAGTTTGTCCATTGAACTGACCAAAACCACCTACCATAGCTTTGTCATCTTTCACATTTCTATCTCCATGTAATTCAATAAAAGTTCCATCAGTTAAATAATTGATGTACTCTAATGAATAAGGTCTGTCTGGATGACGTGAAAGCTGAACTCTTTGCCAAGGCGTAAGTTTCGCGAAAATATCTTTAGTAGTATCTTTTAATTTCTTTTCTAGATCTTTAACCATTTTAGAAGAGTTAACACCAGAATTAGCCTCAATTTCTTTGGCTTTTTCAATCTCTTCTACGATTTTTGCAATCGGTTCTTCAAAAGGTAAATAATTCGACATCTATATTATGTTTTATCCTTTTATCGGGTTTGGGGGTCAAATTTAATCTTTTTTCAACAGTTATAAAAAATCATAGCTTCGTATTTTTAACAGTAGATTTAAAAAAAATAGAGACTTGATACTTTTCCCAAATGCAAAAATCAATATCGGACTGCATGTAACAAGCAAGCGTTCAGATGGCTTTCACAATATTCACAGTGAATTCTATCCGGTAGATTTATTCGATATTTTGGAAATTGTTCCAAATAAAACTCAGCAGTTCACATATTCAGGAATTGAGATAAATGAAAAAGAAAACTTGCTTACCAAAACTTTTTCATTGATAAAAAAACATTTTCCTATAGAGAATTACTGGATTCACCTACACAAGCAAATCCCTTTGGGTGCAGGACTTGGAGGAGGCTCTTCTGATGCTGCTTTTTTAATTATGGGGATCAATAAATTAGCTGATTTAAAATTGTCGATTATAGAAATGGAAGAATTGGCTTTGCAAATAGGCTCAGACTGTCCTTTTTTCATTGAAAACAAACCAAAATTAGTGAGCGGAAGAGGCGAAATACTAAGTCCGCCTATGTTGGATTTAAAAGGGAAGTTCATTTATCTAATCAATACTGGTATTCACATCTCTACACAGGAAACATTTGGATCTGTAAAACCTTTTGACAGGCCTTTTCCAAAGCAATTATCTGCTCTAAAAAATGATTTTGAAGAAGGAATCTTTGACAAGTATCCATCTTTAAAAATAGTAAAAGAAGAACTGTTAAATTATGGAGCATTTTACGCCTCAATGACAGGAACCGGATCTACTATTTATGGATTATTTGATAGTAAACCGAAAAAAATGAACCAGTATGAATTTGAATTTATCTGTGAGTTAAAATAACCATAGATTTTGTCCAAACACTAATTCCTTACGCTTTAAAAATTTACTAATGTCTAATTGCGTTTTTTCATCAGTTGGCCAATTTGACAAAATAGTAAGACGTTTCTCCAGGTCCAGTACAGATTGATGTTTGCCTTCAGTTGGTTTAAGATCATACCATTTAAATGCAACTCCGGCCTCAGTTAATAAATCTGCTATTAACTTACCTTTTTGTCCTTTTCCAATTAATTGAACACCATCAATATCTTCACTGAATTTATCTATAAACCTGGCTGTTTTTAGCCTAAAAAATGAAGGCTGTTGGTAATATGCGCAATTTCTTGAAGTTCTATCCTCATGCTCTCTCCATAAGTGAGTTGTTTTATTTATGCCCTCCAATTTATATCCAAATTGAATCCATTTAAAAACAAGATCATAATCTTCAGGATACACTAAGTCTGAAAAAGAAAAATCATCTTCAAAACAACTTCTGTGAACCATCCAGTTGGGAGAAGCTACAACACATTCTCTAAATAGTTGTGATTCGAAACTTTCTGTTGTCACCACTTCATTTAACCAATTTTCATAACGCACATACCCCTCAGAAACTCCTTTATCTGAAAAGTACTTTACCCTTCCGGTAACAATCACTTTCTTACGATTATTCAAAGCATTATAAAAAGTAGCTATTTTGTTAACGGGCATGATATCGTCAGCATCCATTCTAGTGATAAATTCTCCGGTACTTAAATTAAAAGCATGATCTAAAGCATCAATTATTCCTTCACCGGGATTATTTGAGATAATAAAACGTTCGTCTTTGTCTTCAAAGTCACCTAAAACATCAATGGTATTGTCAGTAGAATTATCATCTACAATGATCATTTCCCACTCAAAAAAATCTTGAGATAATACTGAATCCAGACATTGATCCACGTAATCCGCTCCATTTTTAACGGACATTAGTATTGAAACCTTTGGTTTACTCATTAGCAATAAAATTAAGTAAACATAGGTTTGAGAGGACACATAAAGTACAAATTATTTCTATTCAAGTCAAGAGTTTTATTCGGTTCTTTTAGTACATTTAGAAACTTATAAACCTATTAGTACATGAAAAATATTTTCCTTGCAGCTAGTCTGTTATTTTGCGGATATTCTTTTGGACAACCTTTATGGATGCGTTATCCAAGTATCTCTCCAGATGGAAATAACATTGCATTTTCATACAAAGGAGATTTGTTTGTAGTTAATGCAAAAGGAGGAAATGCACATCAAATAACTTCCCATAAAGCACATGACTTTATGCCTGTATGGTCACCGGATAGCAAATCAATCGCTTTTTCTTCAGACAGACACGGAAATTTTGATGTTTTCATTACTTCGGTTGATGGAGGAGCACCTAAAAGACTTACCCATCATAGCTCAAGTGATTATGTTTACTCTTTTACCGCAGATGGTAAAAATTTACTCTACGGTTCAACAAGAACTGATGATGTAAACTCAGTTCAATTCCCAACCTGGGTATTAAGTGAATTATACTCTGTACCTGTAGAAGGAGGAAGAGAGACACAGTATCTCACAATTACAGCTGAAGATGTTAGTTTC
It contains:
- a CDS encoding paraquat-inducible protein A, with the translated sequence MKKLKILFLLMIPVVAATLFFTFSITTKLNKYEAKKMEKHELLNAEARMGNIWEWDIEMEDIPLSKWFTDWLTGKEDVMELSYDLDTEANKWYNSAVKHGLIFLGIVVVFMIAVNLLYKDKLVRNQAIGLSLVIASCCFLYLGLNEPFLEIEAYKDDMQIQVPIMGMDTKITMEGRAYFFYQNKSVLTLIKLLYNGGNYFVAIAVIVFSILFPIIKLTSSFIIFLNPTAKAGKKAITLIDKLGKWSMADVFVAASYLAYFSFANTELAIETGSSTLIGLYFFTAFVVFSIVSGIFLKRTVINAMNQKELEEA
- a CDS encoding choice-of-anchor B family protein, with the protein product MKILLLTVLVALSFTGMSQLNMSQLGQLDVPTTHATFCNDIWGYTDESNNEYALVGTEDGVSIVDVTDAANPAEIFWIDGMNSIWRDLKTVGDYVYVTTEAEEGLLIIDLEPLPSSTSLASTHYTGPVGNEWHTAHNLYAADGYVYVFGSGRGNGGVIILDVTTDPMNPIEVGTFDTWYAHDGYVLNDTGYFAHINDGFFSIVDLTDKANPALIETFATPSTFTHNIWTSANGDYAFTSDEVSGGYIGAYDVSNPANIKYLDKIQSSPGAGIVPHNVHVKGNYLYTSYYTDGVVVHDITHPNNLVEVGNYDTSPLSTPNTNGCWGVYPFLPSGNIIATDRQEGVFVLGDNVHAGAFVEGTITEFGLGNPINNVDVTIDNQNIYDNSNVLGDYATGIVNSGTYDITYSKVLYYPQTISTTLTEGNVLIQDVELVKIPQYNVTVTVLDAQTLNPVEGAQVVLNHTLVSHNGITDVNGEAVIDLYYQDNYEVIGGKWGYISDCFVDTLINNSVSNITLYVNEGIYDDFTFDYGWSVFGDAQKGMWEREVPVGVDVNGVVENPFKDGLFDCGSTAFITGNGSTAGNTDEVENGQTTLVSPVFDLTSYSDPHINFELFYYNFVGPFYPNDTLFVTLFNGTETVDIAKFHLDNTPLSLWYPYSIPVGGLIQMTSNMQLILTISDYVETVNICEAAFDHFRVTNFSMASEDEITDQNEIKIYPNPFKNVLNIYAKTGESVEILDVSGKIVLKTAFADQIDVSGLEKGVYILSIFDENNQKIDSKRIVKI
- a CDS encoding DUF6962 family protein, which gives rise to MIGADFEKIHFELFGLDLVEPMALVTDTVMGALSIYFAYRLKKLNGDHPFYQYWIWFYLIFGFGSLLGGIGHVMYNYWGFVGKIPSWISGPTSVYFLEQAMISVHPNRKSFQTLKILSFWKLMLVLIVFTLILSLVDLSDNPSKGFLPVAINTIVGVSLTAGVLARFYVKKGLTPIYKYFVFGVLVMLPSAFVFLLKINLHPWFDKNDLSHVLMMAGITYFYIGVKKLYAGGFNKDAYL
- a CDS encoding putative LPS assembly protein LptD, whose amino-acid sequence is MFWANSTYAQSGMNGPVKYEARDSIVADIPNEKVILYGEAHVDYEGIELTADYIEIGLTNNEVLATYSLDSLGNPVGKPVFKAEGEESQCEYVKYNFETKKGYIREVRAQQDEGYIHMAEAKFHPNDQIHLKNGKFTTCENDTPHYHFRLSKAVIVPDERVVTGPVYMKIFKVPTPLAAPFAFFPNSDKKKHGLILPSGFPYQQKYGFGIDGLGYYIPLGERWETQFLGTIFTSGRFAIENTTNYYMRYKYRGGFSLRFERFKGYFYDEDINNKISVKWNHSQDAKANPSWKFSSDVNFQSDNNGKNSLKVENEDYFSNQFNSSLKVSKNWKTKKFRGSATMNTSLRQTSSTSRYQINLPDFNFSVSQFDLGVMRKQKIGKKWYEEIKVTYGLSAANSLDIPDSVFNNGNIQEINSFSRNGVKQNAVVNANLKLFGSRITLSPSATYNEVWNFQYDDHALNYADTLLDTTRVNGFGTARNLVFSARMGTQFIGLIRYKGPRETRFKHTATPSFTASYAPEIINTDIINDTANALSYNVNKYTDSKYPISDSRASGKLSWNLTNVVKMKTKNMKDTVNNSDKSFNIIDALNYSSDYDFLKDTNKMGNHLFQFRTAKMFNILSFQSDATVSPYAFDAYNNLTKDYAWEANQGFGRLTRSNITVNANFTSKTGRKKQAELNDLTANTANQNQKVTDPNSTTFDIPWQLNVAYNLNHTLITDKDSLTGPNYKVVQTVVLGGDFSINSKWKFKGGISFDLQQFNDLYQDLTYSRPYEDLVSTYNFEIWRDLHCWEAMLQFRQYGAVAKDQATGQWVTQDNFGNNIHHWQNTNWTFLFRINIKASMFQSIKLEYNQPPFIF
- a CDS encoding acetyl-CoA carboxylase carboxyltransferase subunit alpha, yielding MSNYLPFEEPIAKIVEEIEKAKEIEANSGVNSSKMVKDLEKKLKDTTKDIFAKLTPWQRVQLSRHPDRPYSLEYINYLTDGTFIELHGDRNVKDDKAMVGGFGQFNGQTVMFVGQQKGTNTKMRQYRNFGMPNPEGYRKALRLFRLAEKFNKPIVTLIDTPGAFPGLEAEERGQGEAIARNIYEMMNLKVPVICIIIGEGASGGALGIGVGDKVIMLENSWYSVISPENCSTILWRSWDFKEKAAEALKLTSTDMKALKIVDEIIKEPIGGAHRFREETFKNVKDSIIKNLESLSKMDARKRMDERIDKFCQMGVFKGK
- a CDS encoding LIC11966 family surface protein, which translates into the protein MLKKYIPILTLLIVSCGGNETAETTEENIDTNSNSEIIIDQERVSAVEFNNELTFMQHDMLSLVSELFQSDSANIEANYSNILFEIDIKLDKLSKMSFDGTETPFVNAMTDLVEFYKEEMNGEFQEIMPLLKKADLSSAELDQLDAYDLAFAKREKAMFEKVIEEQDKFAKQHNIRLEEQAQ
- a CDS encoding transferase hexapeptide repeat family protein, with translation MIFEFKGFIPVIDETAFVHPQATVTGNVIIGKNVYIGPGCALRGDWGQIIIEDGCNVQENCTIHMFPGKSIVLQEGAHVGHGAIVHGANLGKNCLIGMNAVLMDDAEIGDESIIGALSFVSAKMKIPKRSLVVGNPAKIIKEVTDEMIEWKTKGTQLYQALPKECHETLREVEPLRKIEANRPSQDSLYDTWESIKNDKG
- the ispE gene encoding 4-(cytidine 5'-diphospho)-2-C-methyl-D-erythritol kinase, with amino-acid sequence MILFPNAKINIGLHVTSKRSDGFHNIHSEFYPVDLFDILEIVPNKTQQFTYSGIEINEKENLLTKTFSLIKKHFPIENYWIHLHKQIPLGAGLGGGSSDAAFLIMGINKLADLKLSIIEMEELALQIGSDCPFFIENKPKLVSGRGEILSPPMLDLKGKFIYLINTGIHISTQETFGSVKPFDRPFPKQLSALKNDFEEGIFDKYPSLKIVKEELLNYGAFYASMTGTGSTIYGLFDSKPKKMNQYEFEFICELK
- a CDS encoding glycosyltransferase family 2 protein; this encodes MSKPKVSILMSVKNGADYVDQCLDSVLSQDFFEWEMIIVDDNSTDNTIDVLGDFEDKDERFIISNNPGEGIIDALDHAFNLSTGEFITRMDADDIMPVNKIATFYNALNNRKKVIVTGRVKYFSDKGVSEGYVRYENWLNEVVTTESFESQLFRECVVASPNWMVHRSCFEDDFSFSDLVYPEDYDLVFKWIQFGYKLEGINKTTHLWREHEDRTSRNCAYYQQPSFFRLKTARFIDKFSEDIDGVQLIGKGQKGKLIADLLTEAGVAFKWYDLKPTEGKHQSVLDLEKRLTILSNWPTDEKTQLDISKFLKRKELVFGQNLWLF